CATTCCCAGGAGCTGCTGCATGCGCGCACTCAGTTCTTACAAAGgtggatttttttttgttttgttttcacatTCGCGTTCATGGTACGCTAGTCAAAGCAACACCGTAAATTTATTGTTTTTTACCGGACACGAAATAACACGCTCCACACGGCGCTAGCGTGAGAAGAGACAAAAGAGGCAAGAAAGTAATCTTCGACAGTGCCCATCACATCAATAACAGAAAGACATCGCGCAAACTATATTTTATTAACCTAACGCCATTTGTGGCGCTTGTTTGGTATGCATGAACGAAAGCGCGCTCGTTGCATCTCATTCACATTGGTGGCTTGCAAGAGAGACGCCTCAGATTACCGCTCGGGCGCTCCAGTCGTGCTTCGAACCTAAATTCAAACCCCGAGGCGCCTAAAAGCGGTCAAGAGGACGGACGGCACGCATGAGCGTTTCCTAAGCTCTGCCAATTTCTAACCGAACCTCACAGATATCCTCATCCTCTGTCCGGTCACCGTGGCTGGTCAAAACGCAGTTTCGTTGCAGGAGATTCGCTAAATAACGTCACACGAGTTTTCCGCAGTAGCCTACAGCGTCCCTTTCACACGCGCGCGCGAGTTTTTGCCTATGTACGCGGCAAGCTAGCAAGGCTCTTGGGGACGTACTACAACGCGCGTCCGCATGGTCAGCTGACTCGTGCATACGGCGTAACGACGCAGCACCTTACGAGGAAAAACGGTGCAGCGAACGTTTCCCGATCAAACACTTGTTCGACTATCTGTATTAGCGAACACACAGCTCATTACAGACCTACATagactttctctctctcgttgtaAGCGTGTCAGCTTGTGTCATCGAAAATAAACGCACTGACCAGGTAGAGCACGCTGTAGAGCTTGATAGAGTTGCTGAAGGTGTCGAAAAACAATGTCACCCAGCTAGCAGTGCACGAAGGCTCCCACGGATGCGCGATTTCATAGCAACGAAACGGCAGGCTAGTTTCCAGCAACTTGCTTAAAACCGCCATTGCAAGGCGGCTACACGTTGAATGGACACAGGAGGAAAAACTTGTCCAAAGTACTTTCACCTCTCGAAAACAAGTCATACGTCCACGCCACCTACATCTCAACGGCGCGTACCGGCCTTCGGGTGTGCGCGGCATTCGATTGGACCAGCCGACATTTTTAACAGCTGTTCGCTTTGCGCGGCATACTCAACAAGCATTATGCGCTATAATAGGTGGGAAAAAATTGTCCGATACCAAACCTTTGCCTGGTGGGCGTCGCCGTCCACTTGTGAGCGCTGTTCGTGCACAGCCGTGTCATGCAGCAGGGAAGAGAATGCCCGAAGTTTTTAAAACGGCCACTTTTATTTTCCACACATTGTCAGGTTACACTCGCCTGTCCATCACGTCCGGCCCCCCGCGAGAAGGAGGAGTGCTTGGCGCGGGAAGACACACACCGAGCGGCGGCGATGGCGGTCAGCCCCAGGTCTCTTTGAAGGAGTCCTGGTACCACTGCTGCCCGTcgtcctgctgctgctggctgctgttgtGGAAGCGGCGCTTTGAGTCGCCCTGGTTCTGGTGGCCCCCGTCGAACTTGCGCTTACCGGCCAGGCTTCCCCGGGGGGGGGCGCCCCCACGGCCCCCACGGCTGACAGGGCCCGCCCCCCGGCCAGCGCGAGCGCGGGGGGCCCGCCCACGGCCGCGCCCCCCACGCGTCACCCCACGCTGGCCACCACGAGCCTGCAACACGAACACCACACTAATCAGGGCCCACCGACTTAGGGGCTTGCTCTCCCGGCCACGGGCAAGGCGCGCGCCGGGCTACCATATCCGAGAGCGAGCACCTCAACCACCGCGGGGGCGCCCGCTTTCCCGGCCGCTCGGATATGCTAACCGTCGGCAAGAGGAGGAGAAGGAAGGAAAAGAGTAACCACCCACCCGCTCTGGAGCAGGCCGGCCACGGGGGGGTGCCGCAGCTGGGTAGCCGTAGTCATAATAGTCATCATAGCGGCCGTAATAGTCCTCATAGTACGGATCCGCATAGCCGCCCCGGTAGTCGCTATACCCATAGTAGTCATAGTCGTAATCTACGGAGCAGCACAGAGACCAACAAGGATCAGGGTTGAGCCAGCCGGGAAAACGCACACCCCCGTGCCCCCAGGTGCCCCCACACTCACCGTAACTCCTGGGACCCACGGGGGGGCCCCGGCCGCCCCCGCCGCCCCGGGGCCCCCGAAGGGGCGGCGGCGGGGGCATGCAGCCCATCATGCGGTAGTCCGACACGTCCCTGCAACAAACAAATAAGCACGCACATCACTACAACGAGCGTGCTACTTTTTCATCACGCACGGCCTTAACTGACCACGCTGCACGACCGCATAGCCTTCCAGGGCACGTGCACGAAGGTCAGTACTAGCAGGGCCAATAAGCTTTCAGTTAACGCAAAGCCTTGAGTGCACCTAAAATGGAACATCATCCAACAATGAGAAGCAACCAAGGCTTGCACCAATTACAAGCAACACGAACAAACGTGTTGCAATTGCCCATAGGAGTGCGTATTTATCCAATTTAGCTGGTGCACACACTTTGTGGTGGAGCACAATGGAATCCATTCTGCAGTGGGTGGCTGTGTTACTATGTCATGCACGAGGCAGTTTACTAAGAGGCCCCACTGATGGGCCACCACTCAAGTTCCAGCGGTGGGAGAGGATAGAGTGCTCACACTATGCGTTGCTGCATCATCTGCATCATGCGACGTTCCCGGTTGCGCAGCAcctcctccttcttcttcttgTCCGACGGGGGCTTGGCCAGCGAGACCTCCATGGGGGCCCCGCATAAGTCCTTGCCCTGAAGCTGCTCCATGGCATGCACAGCATGGTCCCGCTCTTCGAAGTGCACAAATGCATAGTCCTTGATCTTCTTGACCCGCTCTACTCGGCCATGTGCCTCAAACAGCTCCTTGAGCTTCTCTTCCGTCACGTCCGCTGTCAGGTTGCGAACGTACAGGACCTTTACTTTGGCCATTGTCTCCTCATCAGGCTCCTCCTGTGGGTCTGCCCAGTCCACTATGATGTCACAGCTCCACACCTTAATGCGGCCTGTGCTCAGGCGGCGCTTGGCCAGCGAGGCTGCCTTGTGTGACTCGTACTCCAGAAAGCAGAAGCCTCTGTTCTTTTTCTTGTCGTCAGGTGAACTGTAGATGATCACCTCTGTCAGGCCCGCTAGAAAAACAAAGGGACAGTGTTAGTCATGGGATGGCTAAAAATTTGTTTGTGCACATCAGCTTTAATGTTTATTTAACAAATAACACTGAGGTGCCCAATGCAATGAATACTAAGAAATCACACTGGGCCAGTGCAACAATCGGCTACAGCACTGCCTATAAAGAATACTCTTACGTGTAGATTTTGTGTAGGATAGAACACGCTAGTGCACTTGGCCTATGCAGCAACATCCGCCTGCCGCTCTCGAAGAAACATCACCCTCGTGACTAGCCGGTTTGAATAAACTGTGGCCACACACAGCTTCCTCTTCTGGCCACATCTATAGGTCATCAAACCCAACTGCACACCTATTACACAAAAACCACCAGTCAGTGACTCGTGAATTCAAGAAGGAAAAACCTAAAGGTCAAGTTGGCACGAAGCCTTCAAATGAATCTCGGTAATCACAACGAATGAGAGCCGGTGTTCAAAGCTACTTGTCAAATGTAAACAGCAGAGCACGTGTATTACCATCACTTGTTACTCGCCCCTTACATTATTCTTGGTCAACACCAACAGGCATATGCAAGAGGAAAATTCCTACAAATTGGGAATTGTAAGCTGAAAAGTGCCTGGCATCCACGATTCTCAAGGTAGGATATGCATGGCCACATGTACGACCAGCCGCTCCACAACAGGCTTGTTTGTCAGGAACTTCTGTGCTCCTCTGGGTCCTTTCGTACTTCATGCATGATGGCAGAGATGTTGTGGCTACATGTATAAAAGCACTAGCCCCATATCAAATGATACCAGGTTGTCCGGCTCAAAAGAATATTCAAACTGCAGGGATTGCTCAACGCCTACTTCACAAACAAAATGCAATACCAAAAACAATCACGGCATTTTAGCAACGTGCAATGGCATTACCGTTACTCTCTCAGCCACCTGCTGCTTTGCCCATGCTAGCTAAAAAAAAATCTGGGCTCTTAATTGCCAgatccacgatctgattatgagataCACCATTACGGGGGCTTCAGAATAATTCTGGccacctgggatcctttaaagtgcacccaatgcatgtgacacaagcattcttgcattccacccccttcgaaatgctGCTGGCATTGAACGTGCGACCTCGGCAGcacgacaccatagccactgggatACCGCGACGGATAATGTCGGCTACTAGTCTACGCCATAAGCGTTTTCTGCTCAAATTACCTAATGTAAATGTGGTGTTGTGACCATtctaccatgggaatgatgggtattatttatttattagtattaccctcagggccagaggcattacagaggggagtggaacacaggaaaaaaaaaaaaaaaaagaaacatgataCAAGCTTTGTTCTGTTATACAATATTAGCTGAAAAGATGAGAAACAAGCGGGAACCACAAAAATTCAAGCAACTGAGCGAAAACAAACATAATTACATACTTGGTTAGTTACACAGTAATAAACTTGTGTTTGAAACATTATGAAACTGGGAATAGTGAACAGTGGACGAGACTGATCccggaaggtggttccagtcctgTGAGGTGCGGAGTATAAATGATTGATAGCATGTTGACAACATGTTTGCATTAAGCACGACATTATTCCCACCTTTTGTGCATGATCGAAAACGAGGGGAAATGTATGATGGAAGAAGAATAACATCATTGTGCAGGGCAGGGCTGCAGTATACTTTGTGGAAGAGACATAGGCGAGAAAACTTGCGGCGACAGGCAAGTGACGCAAGCTGTAAAGATTTTCATTAAAGTGATACTGGCAGTAGGACTGTAGTTTCCAAGAATAAAGCGGGCAGAGGTTATTATATCAGTGCTGGGGTCCCAGATGGAAGCGGCATACTTGAGTTTACCAAGTTTTGTAAAGGAGGAATTGCAAAACATTGCGACAGAGATAACCTAACAAGcggttagcattgctaattaTTTTGCTAATATAAAGAGACCAATTAAGAGAGAAAGTTATGTGAACACCTAAGTGGCAATAGGACGTTACGGATTCGTCTAGCACGTACACATGTCAAATGCATGTGCCATGTAGCTTTATTATGCTctatctttctaaatttccaagcaattCTATTTTTTTAAACACATGAAGGCAATAAGTATCTGTGCACGTgcataaaattatggggttttacgtgccaaaatcagttccgattatgaggcacgccgtagtgggggactccggaaatttagaccacctggggttctttaacgtgcaactaaatctaagtacacgagtgttttcgcatttcgcccttatagaaatgcggccgccgtggccgagattcgatcccgcgacttcgtgctcagcagcccaacaccatagccactgagcaaccacggcgggtgtatgCCACGTGCATAATCATTGCCAATTGTAAAATTACACAATGTATTGTTAAAAACAATCAACTTGCAATGTCAAAGTCACTTGAAGCAAGGACAAAGTTTAGACAAAttgcagtcaaacctcgatataacgaacctcaatTTAACGAAGTATTGCTATTTcaccatcttagttctattgaattaacaaaacctcaatataacgaaattctcaatataacgaagttttgcgctgcaagtacaactgtgttatatcgaggtttgactgtactatcatTTCCATGCCAGCTGAACCGCCACACTTGCAGCACCCATATTCACCAGTGTCTGAATTCACTTAAACCCTATGGTCTATGCCGCCCCTGTATGGGCTGTGTGAACAAGCAGGTAAACTAGCAACGCAGCACTTGAATGCATAGTACAAATACCAGTCCTTTTACGCTGAAACAGCCAATTCTGTACTGGGTGACTGAAAGTGACTTGGGCCAATGTGCGATCTTCGACTGCAGTTCTCGTTGCATCAGCATGCAAACACAAGAACAGACACCCGCCTCGGACTGCTTGAGAACCCTTCTGTGCCTTCATGCTCATTGAAAAATCTTAGCCAAGTCTGAGCCACACCAGCTGCACTGCTTGCAATATGTCTTTCGAGGAAGGTTCTTGCCATCAGGTGTAGTGAAGGTGTATTAAAAACTTGATTTGCATCTTGCACATCTGGAGATATTTACAGCACTACAAAAGGTATCTGAATTGTGCAACCTTTGTTTTTGGAACAAGCATGGTGCACAGCAATCACAAGTTTGCATATTTATATTTACAAACTCCTTTGCCCACCTACCCGACTAGTCTAATGATAGCATGATTATCGCTTTCATTTTGTTGCTTCGTCCCTTGCTCGGGTAGCAGTTGCGACTTATGCTGCGGCCCTCATGgcaatgaaaacatttttttccttctgctCTTAACCCTCTCCGTGTGGAAGTCAAGCATAGCTCTTCAGGGGTTTACTTGCAGAAAATATAGAAGACAAGCCAAGCTCGTTCAAAGATGCGTGGCCTTACAGTAGAGTCCTGGAGACTGGTCTGGCCCATCCATTCCACTGCGTTTGTAAAAAACAATGCCAGATGGCACACAACGTCCAGCAGATATTCTTTGAGTGGAGGTTGCTGCACCGGCTACACTCAACTTCAAAATGGCAGCCCCCGTGAGAAGCACCAATAATTCAGCATGTGGTGTTGATACAAAAAGGAAATGTGCACTTTCCAAAACTTCATTGCCCTGAAGTAGAAAGAATGTTGAACAGTCCACAAACAAACCCGTTAAATCATGAGCTCTCAATCTCAGTTCTGATGACAGTGATATCAAGTTTCAGTGTTTTCCATCAACAAGACTTCTGAGGATTGAGACAACAGTACCTTTCGTTCTTACATTCAGGAAACGCCTTGCATGTTTGTGTGAATCGAATTTGCTATTTTTGTGAAGAACATTTGCACAGATTATAGGTGTGGATGTGCTTTTTTAGACATATTAAATCGTTTCCAcgaataaaaaatatttttttgatTACAGTCGTTACAGGCCCAAGCTCAACATCGCTGACTATGGCACCACTACAAGGCACTCCTGGAACTGCAGGTAGCATAAAAGTGTAATTGACTGAATAAAAGCAGAGGGGGGAAAAAAGGAGAAGgggcttttttttaatatatacaTGGCAACCATGAAAAAAACCAACCAAATGCTTTGGCTTTCTTCAGTATATTAAAATATTTGGCTTATCTAGAGGCTACTGTGTAAAGCTACTTGCAGTTGCCAGCTGCCACGCACTGTAATATAGTAATGAAAAGTAAAGAGCAATGTGACATGTCTGCGAGGTGCAGACAGTCAAACCTTTTGTTGTGCATGTGTACAGATAATATTCAGGAGCAGCAAACAAAACTGAAAACCAACAAGTGCTAAGTGCAGATCAATACAGAGGTAGATCAAGAATGCAGTGGCATTTAACCATATTCAACCCATCCTTACAATTCACATCTGCCTTGCTGAAGCACTGCAGTGGTACAGAAGTCACCATAAATGAGCAATCCCAATACACATCTGCAGTACACATCACTCTGCGTTTCATCGTTAGATGCAGTGCAGATCTTGCTGCCCGCACTGCCAATAGAGATTGCAAGAAGGGCGGTTGGACACAAGGCCACATAGGCACTTTTCTGTGGTGGAagctctctccccccccccccccccccccattcccacTCTTGGCTGTTTGTATGTTACCATGGTGTGTTCAATGTTCCTAAATAACCAAGGCACCTTTCTTTCCGTTAGCATGGCGAATGGAGATGCAGCAGTTTTTTTCATAATAGCATTTCCAGCATTCTTGACTCAATACCAAAAGCAATGCAACAGTCCATTGCAACAGTCCAACCCTCTGTCATGCAGAAACATTCTAAGCTTCTATTTATTACTTTACAATACTGCAGACACATAAGAAGAGAGTAGAtaattcaaatgaaaaaaaaaatgtatgctgAATATAATGCTATATTTAGCAGTGCATAGTAAAACAGCAAGTAATAATTAATGTGAAGCAGGTTACAATAGCCATGTAAGCAAGTGCATTCCAGTCCATGATCAAGCCCTAGATGTGTTTCATTAGATTCGTATCGGAAGAATTGTGGCAGAGCCCATCATAAAATGAATGCCAATGTTAGTGCTTTAGTACTACtaccattgaagcaatgtagccacACTGAACTGCCACTGCCAAGATGCGTCATGTATGAGAGGTGCATTCAGCCAGATGGAGTCTACTTCCTCCTCGAGTTCCCAATGCTGCTTGCGTGcagcagtgactcaagttggcatcaaaaaagttgatcgaagagcggcacatacgcagtgaccaaagttggcgtgtaagaggttcactgaagagcggacATACCCAGTGttacatatccagtgacccaagttggtccgacggctggtttcgaacccggttccctcagtgcagcagcccgatgctctacccattagaccatggactacccagtgacccaagttggcgggaaaacagtTAGCCGCGGGAAAACGGACATAAAGAATACCGCAAACTGGCTGAAGTCCCCAAAGAACGCCAATTGCATTAAAACTTCCTGGCTGTTCTCTGTGCCAAGGTTTCTAGGTTCGCAAGTTGCAATATCCATGAAGGCAAGTCATGCTGATTTTTTGTAGATGCAACAAGTGGTGGTGGTCTACAGCAGGTTTACTCGCTTTGGGTTTCAGTACACCAAGCTTTGAATGAGGAACTCAAGGAAAATCCCGCAAATCTGACCACCACTACCAAGTACCTTGGCAAGTTCGTGCACACTAACTAAGGAATAACCACATCCAGAACCCTTGTGGGACATCAGTAATGGTACTTTCCTCTAAGAAATCGTTTAAATGCATTGCTATAACATTCAAGCATTCTACCTTTTTGTGCTGCTGTTCCAGATACTGTTGCACTTGTGGATGACAGAGCAAAGTGCTTACAGATGCCTCCATGAAACAATTACTGCATTTAATTTTCCATAAGTGTGCAGTGGTTTATGAGTAATGCCACTTTGGAttcatttggaccacctggggttcttgtgCACCAAACCCACTGCacatgagtgtttttgcattcagTTCTGGCCAGAATACAGCTTGGGCCATGGAAGAAAATTGAAttcgtgacctcgtgctcagcagcacaatgccactgCCACTGAGGCACATATCTACAGAATAAGTACAAATTCGTTGACCAAGTTCGACTTCTCAGTACACATGTGACCAGCCCTTCAATCCATTTTTTCATCTGAAATGTGTGATGAGTGCAACTTATCATGGCACTTTCTTTCATTGAGTAGTACAGAACACAGTTATTGCCCCACTGTGGTTCTTGGCTTGCTGAAATGTCTATGGCTTTTAGAAGGCATTACAATAAATAGCACTTTTGTTTATGCAGGTCAAGCCAGTCTTAAATAAAACTGCCATCCTTCATCAAAAATTTTGGGAACTGCTTGCAGGTAATTCCTGTCAGTACTGAAACCAATAACTGGAGTAGCAGAGATGCTGCCATAAAAGCATGCACACATTTGCACCACTACGAATAGCAACAGCAAAAGGGCGAAAGAGCATTCAAAGACCAATCTCTGGAAGACCATTTACAGTAGAACTTACACTTAATAGTCAATTCCAAACACAACAAAGCTTAGTCTATCAGTGTGGCTCACACCATCCATCGAGACCTTTTAACTCAACCAGCTATGAAGACCTGCTCTCCACATCCAAACCAACGCACTGTGTACACTGCAGCTCAAAACAAAGCTGATGCAGTATTTGTATGGCACCATGAATTACTGCTGAACCTGAGCTGCACGAACAGTAATGTACCACAGTAACATAATTTGGCTAACAATACAACCTAACCAAGAGAATGCATCAGCTCCACTGCAATCCAGCAAAATCTGCTAGAGAAGCCTCCTAACTTTAATTCACCTGATTACTGTGAAACGAGAGCACTTTATCACTGCACTTTATTGCTCAATGTAGTGACGAAGAAGCGCATAACTGTTATGTACGCGAGTTTAAAATCTGCACAAGAACACTCACGTGCATGTTTGGAGAATTCTTCAAACAGCTCCTCCTTGCCCCTGTTCTTTGGGATGTTGCCCACGAAAAGCCGATGATTGTTGATTGAGATGGTGACCCCGATGTATTTGCCCTTACGGATTTCGTGGTTGTCCAGCTGCGGGGCGAGCAAAGAGCACAGTCAGTGAGCATACGGGGAGTGCAGAGTGATTCAAGATACTCACCTCGCGTACAGAGTTGTGGGCGCCCTCGCGGTTACAGAAGGTGATGAAGGCGTAGCCCCGGTTGAGGCCCGAGAGCGGATCCATCATGAGCCGAAGATCCCAGATCTTCCCGCACTTTTCAAACAGGGGTATTAGCTCATCTTCAAACATGTCCTTGGGGATTTTGCCGACAAACACCTCGCAGCCGCTGCTCGGCTGCGGTCCCGACCAGCCGGGGGGTGGGCCGCCGTACTTGCGCTGACCCGTCGTCA
This DNA window, taken from Dermacentor silvarum isolate Dsil-2018 unplaced genomic scaffold, BIME_Dsil_1.4 Seq12764, whole genome shotgun sequence, encodes the following:
- the LOC119434556 gene encoding heterogeneous nuclear ribonucleoprotein Q → MAEGNGDAATVEPMDESSATEHSADYAKLVGHGLQEKVAAQLDAIFQTGKLAYADLDERALDALKEFPADGALAVLKQFLDSSLEHVSNKSAYLCGVMKTYRQKSKLPGASGSGANKGPDEEKIRAILDRTGYSLDVTTGQRKYGGPPPGWSGPQPSSGCEVFVGKIPKDMFEDELIPLFEKCGKIWDLRLMMDPLSGLNRGYAFITFCNREGAHNSVRELDNHEIRKGKYIGVTISINNHRLFVGNIPKNRGKEELFEEFSKHAPGLTEVIIYSSPDDKKKNRGFCFLEYESHKAASLAKRRLSTGRIKVWSCDIIVDWADPQEEPDEETMAKVKVLYVRNLTADVTEEKLKELFEAHGRVERVKKIKDYAFVHFEERDHAVHAMEQLQGKDLCGAPMEVSLAKPPSDKKKKEEVLRNRERRMMQMMQQRIVDVSDYRMMGCMPPPPPLRGPRGGGGGRGPPVGPRSYDYDYDYYGYSDYRGGYADPYYEDYYGRYDDYYDYGYPAAAPPRGRPAPERARGGQRGVTRGGRGRGRAPRARAGRGAGPVSRGGRGGAPPRGSLAGKRKFDGGHQNQGDSKRRFHNSSQQQQDDGQQWYQDSFKETWG